TGCCGGAACAGATCAAACCCTACGCGATTATTGTTCACATCGAGTTGAGAGAAACAGAAATTCTATGAAGGGGTTACAGGGATTTGTTTACTACCTAAATCCGGGGACGGACAGGTTCGGCGCCCTGCGGCCGATCGCAGATTCCTTATATACATGGCTGGTCTGAAAAAGCGAGCTCTTTGGCGGTTAGCACTCGTGAAACTTTCTTCAGACAAATTGCACGAAATCATTCCTGGAGTGACCGGACATGAAAACTTTCGCCCGGACCTGTGCATTTGGCCTGGCTGCCACCGTGATGGTCCTCCCGGCCATTGCCGGACCATTGACTGTCGAAGCCAACAAGACCGTTCCGCTTAAAATGAAGGGAACGGCAGCAAGCGTCGTCCTCGGAAACCGGAATATCGCAGATGTTGCCGTTCATGACGAACACCTGATCTTTATCACCGGCAAATCATTCGGCACCACCAATCTCATGGTGTTCGACCGGTCCGGCAATCAGATCCTGAATACGGAAGTCGTCGTGACGGTAAATTCGTCAAATCTTGTCACGGTCAACCGTAGCGGGTCGAATTACACCTATGACTGCGCCCCTGCGTGCCGCCCGGTTATGAGCCCGGGTGACAATCCAGACTATTTCGACGGATTGATACAACAGCAAATGGGCATGCAGAGCCTCACAAACGCCGACTGACCCTTCCCGTTCCTCAGTTATAAGAAAGACAGTTAGCCCCCGGTACACAGTTCGTTGAAATTTTAGAGAACTTCGAAACGGGCGGCAAACCCAAGTCTGGTAATCAAGAGACTGAGCGACTCTGAGAGAGGGGTTTGGGATGCGTTCGTTGAATGCGGGAATTCTGACATCCAGACTGCAGCGCAGGTTTTCGGAATGGGCGACTGAACGTCGCGGTACGACCGCGGTGGAGTTTGCATTGATCGCCGCGCCTTTCTTCTTCATCATTTTCGGCCTGCTGGAGATCTGCCTGATCTTCATCATGTCGACGGTCCTGGAAAATGCGGTAT
This is a stretch of genomic DNA from Hyphomonas adhaerens MHS-3. It encodes these proteins:
- a CDS encoding pilus assembly protein N-terminal domain-containing protein — translated: MKTFARTCAFGLAATVMVLPAIAGPLTVEANKTVPLKMKGTAASVVLGNRNIADVAVHDEHLIFITGKSFGTTNLMVFDRSGNQILNTEVVVTVNSSNLVTVNRSGSNYTYDCAPACRPVMSPGDNPDYFDGLIQQQMGMQSLTNAD